One part of the Ochotona princeps isolate mOchPri1 chromosome 3, mOchPri1.hap1, whole genome shotgun sequence genome encodes these proteins:
- the RWDD2B gene encoding RWD domain-containing protein 2B: MEQAEAQLSELDLLVSMFPGENELIVNDQLALAELKDCIEKRTMEGRSSNVYFTINLNLDVHEEAMAVFSLACVLPFKYPAVLPEITVRSVLLSRSQQTQLNMDLTAYLQKNCLGDVCVLNATEWVREHASGYITRDVPSPSTTGSTVQSVDLILTRLWIYSHHIYNKYKRKNILEWAKELSLSGFSMPGKPGVVCVEGSQSACEEFWSRLRKLNWKRILIRHREDTPFDGTNDEMQRQRKFSIFEEKVFNVSGARGNHMDFGQLFQFLNAKGCGDVFQMFFGVEGQ; the protein is encoded by the exons ATGGAACAGGCGGAGGCCCAGCTCTCTGAGCTGGATCTGCTGGTCAGTATGTTCCCTGGTGAAAATGAGCTCATAGTGAATGACCAGCTGGCTTTGGCAGAACTGAAAGACTGCATTGAAAAGAGAACAATGGAGGGGCGATCTTCAAACGTTTACTTTACTATCAATTTGAACCTGGATGTACATGAAGAAGCAATg gcAGTGTTTTCTCTGGCTTGTGTTCTTCCCTTTAAATACCCTGCGGTTCTGCCTGAAATTACAGTCAG ATCAGTGCTATTAAGTAGATCACAGCAGACTCAATTGAACATGGATCTGACTGCATACCTACAAAAGAATTGCCTTGGAGATGTCTGTGTGTTGAATGCCACGGAGTGGGTTAGAGAACATGCCTCTGGCTACATTACCAGAGATGTTCCATCTCCTTCTACCACCGGAAGCACAGTACAGTCTGTCGATCTAATTCTCACAAGACTTTGGATTTATAGCCATCACATCTACAACAAATACAAGAGGAAGAATATTCTAGAGTGGGCAAAGGAGCTTTCCCTGTCTGGGTTTAGCATGCCTGGAAAACCTGGCGTTGTTTGTGTAGAAGGCTCGCAAAGTGCCTGCGAAGAATTCTGGTCAAG ACTCAGAAAGTTAAACTGGAAAAGGATCTTAATTCGCCATCGAGAAGACACTCCTTTTGATGGTACGAATGATGAAATGCAAAGGCAaaggaaattttccatttttgaagAGAAAGTGTTCAATGTTAGTGGAGCCAGAGGAAACCATATGGACTTTGGGCAgctctttcagttcttaaatgccAAAGGCTGTGGAGATGTCTTCCAGATGTTCTTTGGTGTAGAAGGACAGTAA